The genomic interval AAGTTTTATTGTTTCTGACATTTCAGCATCACTCAGTGTATGATGACCTGTTGTGTACAGGGCTTTTTCTAATTCTAGTacattctcccactccttcctctgGGAAAGATGTTTTAGTCCTGGggacaaaagaataaaaagattatCTCACCTCTGGGAGGGAAGAACCCCCTTCCCTAAGGTTCATCTCCCTGGGCACCCATTTCCCATTGACCATACCAGGTTCTAGTTCAAGAAAGTTTATTACAAAGTAAAGAAATGAAGTGTGAGAAGAGTCACTCATCATAGAATTTCGGCAGCTCATTGCCCAGGATTACTCGATGGTCCACACCAGCAGCTGTAATAGTGACCAGGTAGATGACACCCCCACTAGAGCCATCCCTGCTCATGGCCAGAGCAATAGCTGCAGAGGGTTTCaagttagagagagggagagagaatggctTAGCTTCAAAGATCTTTTCCTTCTCATCTTGTCCACATGCCTATTTCCACTTTCAGACATCTAAACCCACCTCCTTGAGATGAATATTTAGTGGGGTTCATTCATATGTAGGTTCATGTGTGGCATCTCCTGATGTCCATGGTCTCAACTACTCTCACCATGATTGATTTGAAATGCAGCTCAGAAATCCTTGAATATTTAACAATTGGCCCCCATGAGCTGGCCTGAGCCTCCAGCACAACACTGGTTCTTACAGTAACCAAACATGTGTCTTAATTTGGTGTACTCAGAACAATCCTGGTTTATGCTTTCTGTTCTGAAGTTCCATCTAGTTTAGCCTTTCTCCTGCCCCCTTTTGCTCTGAAAAGTGTCCCAATTTGGACATTAAATTAAAAGGTCACCCATGTATTCCTTTTCTTAACTCCTCGTCCTTCCCATGTTAAAAAACCCTCCCCAAGCACCCTTCCACTTGGCTAGTTACCATCCGTGGTGAAGCGCCTGCACTCCTCCGGGGACATGCCTGGTTTATATGCTGCATCCACATAACCGTAGATATAGGTGCTGCCAGAACCACCAATGGCAAAGGGCTGTCGGATCAGCATTCCTCCCAGGGTGCCATATACCTGGGGGAGGTATCCTCAGGTCAGACTGTAGAAGCATCAATCCACTCCCTGCCACTGAGACAAGCAGGTGGTCTGCacactctgcagtgaagcccacATAGCTCACAGCCCCACCAGTTGAGACTATACTTGTTTTTAGAGGCAGTGTCTTTGGAATTTATTGCTAGAATGACTTGTGACCTCCATCTCCCTTCATAGGGGAGTGGGGAACCCCAAGGGAAGCAGTGCATTAGGAGATATTCACCTGGCCCCCTTCATGTTGGTCCCAGCCAGCTACCATAAGATGTGCAGATAGGTCCTCCCGGTATTTATAAGTAATATTCTTCACCATGTTTGCAGCAGCCAGAACAAGTGGAGGTTCTTCCAGTTCCAAGCTAAAGGAAATGTTAGGAACAGAGGGCAACATAAATTCCTGATGTTCAACTCTCCTGTGCCATTCCCATTATCCCTGCCAGGTGACACCTGAAACCGACAAgagttcaaaccccagctctccTCCCACAGGTGCAGGGGAACTAGAGTCTCACACCACTGATTGGTAAGAAGATTTCAACTGTACCCCTCCTTTACTCTGTCCCAACTACCCTTTGCCCCTGGGCCTTGTGACACAACTCTGCTGCAGGGGCCCTGCCCATGTGGGTGAAAGCAGGTAAGCTTTACTTCTGCCCCAGTGACCTTGGCTTTCACCTTGGTAACCACCTGGTATTATGGTGGGCCACACCATCATTTTCTGCCTCATTATTTGTGTGAGGACAGTGATTTACAGTTCTCAAACCATTTTCATGTgttatcatttaattctcaaagtaACCATCTGGCCGGGGAGGGGAGGTTGGTACTGTTCATTATCTCCAGCTTACAGGCGCAGAAACCAGCTTTGAGAGATTCAAGTGCCAGTTCAAAGCCAGGGAAAGCAGGA from Manis pentadactyla isolate mManPen7 chromosome 16, mManPen7.hap1, whole genome shotgun sequence carries:
- the PSMB9 gene encoding proteasome subunit beta type-9 isoform X3, whose product is MAVEFDGGVVLGSDSRVSAGEAVVNRVFDKLSPLHQRIYCALSGSAADAQAVADMATYQLELHGLELEEPPLVLAAANMVKNITYKYREDLSAHLMVAGWDQHEGGQVYGTLGGMLIRQPFAIGGSGSTYIYGYVDAAYKPGMSPEECRRFTTDAIALAMSRDGSSGGVIYLVTITAAGVDHRVILGNELPKFYDE
- the PSMB9 gene encoding proteasome subunit beta type-9 isoform X2, with protein sequence MVNLNNSGSSNAGDCWLLPDREAVVNRVFDKLSPLHQRIYCALSGSAADAQAVADMATYQLELHGLELEEPPLVLAAANMVKNITYKYREDLSAHLMVAGWDQHEGGQVYGTLGGMLIRQPFAIGGSGSTYIYGYVDAAYKPGMSPEECRRFTTDAIALAMSRDGSSGGVIYLVTITAAGVDHRVILGNELPKFYDE
- the PSMB9 gene encoding proteasome subunit beta type-9 isoform X1 encodes the protein MLPTGAPSGDLPRAGEVYTGTTIMAVEFDGGVVLGSDSRVSAGEAVVNRVFDKLSPLHQRIYCALSGSAADAQAVADMATYQLELHGLELEEPPLVLAAANMVKNITYKYREDLSAHLMVAGWDQHEGGQVYGTLGGMLIRQPFAIGGSGSTYIYGYVDAAYKPGMSPEECRRFTTDAIALAMSRDGSSGGVIYLVTITAAGVDHRVILGNELPKFYDE